In Cyanobium sp. WAJ14-Wanaka, a single genomic region encodes these proteins:
- a CDS encoding Gfo/Idh/MocA family protein produces the protein MNPVRLGVIGIGNMGWHHARVLSLIKDAELVGVADPDQARGELATGQFGCKWFATYEEMLGEVEAVCIAVPTLLHHRVGLACLKAGVHVLIEKPIAASQEEAADLIRASEAAGRLLQVGHIERFNPAFRELVKVVANEEVVVLEARRHSPNPDRANDVSVVLDLMIHDIDLVLELARAPVVRLAAAGGRSADGPIDYVNATLGFANGVVASLTASKMAHRKIRSLSAHCRSSLVETDFLNRTLHIHRKSHESVSADHGELVYRSDGVIEEVSTTSIEPLYAELEHFLQCVRGAEIPAVDGLQASRALQLADLIEQCVEQPGLSMSLATPI, from the coding sequence ATGAACCCTGTGCGTTTGGGTGTCATCGGCATCGGCAACATGGGCTGGCACCACGCTCGGGTGCTCAGCCTGATCAAGGATGCGGAGTTGGTTGGGGTGGCTGATCCCGACCAGGCCCGCGGCGAGCTCGCCACTGGCCAATTTGGCTGTAAGTGGTTTGCCACCTACGAGGAAATGTTGGGCGAGGTGGAGGCGGTTTGCATTGCCGTTCCGACCCTTTTGCACCATCGAGTTGGCCTCGCCTGTCTGAAGGCGGGCGTCCATGTGCTGATTGAAAAGCCGATCGCCGCCAGCCAGGAGGAAGCGGCTGATCTGATCCGTGCATCAGAAGCCGCCGGTCGCCTGCTGCAGGTGGGCCACATTGAACGCTTTAATCCGGCATTCCGGGAGTTGGTGAAGGTGGTGGCCAACGAGGAGGTGGTGGTGCTTGAGGCCAGGCGCCACAGCCCCAACCCCGACCGGGCCAACGACGTGTCGGTGGTGCTGGATCTAATGATCCACGACATCGACCTGGTGCTTGAGCTGGCCAGGGCTCCGGTGGTGCGACTGGCTGCCGCTGGGGGCCGGAGTGCCGACGGGCCGATTGACTACGTCAACGCCACCTTGGGCTTTGCCAACGGCGTCGTGGCAAGCCTGACCGCCAGCAAGATGGCCCATCGCAAGATCCGCAGCCTCAGTGCCCACTGCAGAAGCAGCTTGGTGGAGACCGATTTTCTCAATCGCACCCTGCACATCCACCGCAAATCCCACGAGTCGGTCAGCGCCGACCACGGTGAGCTGGTCTATCGCTCCGATGGGGTGATTGAGGAGGTGAGCACCACTTCGATCGAGCCCCTATATGCCGAACTGGAGCATTTTCTCCAGTGCGTCCGGGGGGCTGAAATCCCCGCAGTGGACGGCCTACAGGCTTCCCGGGCACTGCAACTAGCTGACCTGATCGAACAGTGCGTGGAACAGCCCGGCCTGAGCATGAGCCTCGCCACGCCGATCTAG
- a CDS encoding glycoside hydrolase family 15 protein — MTRFDMSPPPATPGSSPAGSSYDAMEAAQAWAALLEIDRQIETVVLARQHPITGLLPASTANTVHGNYGDAWVRDCVYSIQCVWGLALAHRRLRGPSRRVFELEQRVLQLMRGLLNSMLRQAAKVERFKHSLARLDAIHAKFDTLTGSAVVADDGWGHLQLDATALFLLQLAQLTRSGLVVIQSQHECDFVQNLVYYVSRAYRVADYGIWERGDKGNHGQPERNASSIGLVKAALESLEGLDLYGPHGDGSACLVIPHDAIVRLRRALRSLLPRESASKEVDSACLSVIGYPAWAVEDPALAERTRRKIRAELGGAYGYKRFRRDGHQTVVEDHGRLHYEREELAAFEHIECEWPLFWAYELITACCEERWEEARQWRQKLTTVSVNVQGVSLLPELYLVPEIGLAAERRQPGSQPRQANPNVPLLWTQSLTWLSDLLLQGLITPADLDPSGRRLPQPLGADQVLVALVPANGEIAAVLNEAGLPLATDQSPPADLHAKTEGQQTLIIGGSRELAQRMAQVGANGRLGLSGHPNVRMETLATARLYRRSGAEGVEQLAFLPAVLEEGTFYLADDPEQLVDVVAAELRLLQRHWRGPGAPLLLIPVAEGAFGASPNAFLTLGKQLQQGLLEGVAVQLAPLDKLIDQACWVELPEQAHLNHAPQTPAAIPLRASTSQPPLSAEEEQELEREDLSIGELAERLWQSTSLAEQSEVLEQLVRRLGSGAQLQGPANAQPVRLQELLAEVYRRSLAEANWDVVRRVAGAMGLVHPQLEDALTDLLVRQKQVVVGRNYTNDSLISEPQGSAAIAAMIRQFSGEDGREWMLQQEILLALDGLARHEPDLFNGSLTLQLGQLLLLLTSELAGEADLTPIDAFEALCAQPPHGIRRRLRAVLADVEHARAALQRKEQLHVRGRVKWHIPIPLEELPKGGCWLQHRIRLGALGRVPRDFYPGIWELLHHCHGLVIGDKLEKRNRLESGPLLSEKTPGEKNFAALVEHLLSKIEASEYRQLCTETLITLMAFFAENPGARFEEDLALDVVIGHAVRVGWQLEHPEISETLYSQHKAEAWDRFYRAAPSDCRGWQLEALKQLTTRA; from the coding sequence ATGACGCGCTTCGACATGTCCCCACCCCCAGCCACCCCGGGGAGCTCCCCGGCTGGCAGCTCCTACGACGCCATGGAGGCGGCACAGGCCTGGGCTGCGCTGCTGGAGATCGATCGGCAAATTGAAACGGTGGTGCTGGCGCGCCAGCACCCGATCACGGGGCTACTCCCCGCCAGCACGGCAAACACCGTCCATGGCAATTACGGCGACGCCTGGGTGCGTGATTGCGTCTATTCGATCCAGTGCGTCTGGGGCCTGGCCCTGGCCCACCGGCGCCTGCGCGGACCCAGCCGGAGGGTTTTTGAACTGGAGCAGCGGGTTCTGCAACTGATGCGCGGGCTGCTCAACTCGATGCTGCGCCAGGCGGCGAAAGTGGAACGGTTCAAGCACAGCCTGGCCCGGCTGGATGCAATTCACGCCAAATTTGATACCCTCACCGGCTCCGCCGTGGTGGCCGATGACGGCTGGGGCCATCTCCAACTCGACGCCACTGCCCTTTTTCTGCTGCAACTGGCCCAATTAACCCGCTCCGGGCTGGTGGTGATCCAAAGCCAGCATGAGTGCGATTTCGTTCAAAACCTCGTCTACTACGTGTCGCGGGCCTATCGGGTGGCCGACTACGGCATCTGGGAGCGGGGCGACAAAGGCAACCATGGCCAGCCCGAGCGCAATGCCAGCTCGATCGGCCTTGTCAAAGCGGCCTTGGAATCCCTGGAGGGCCTCGATCTCTACGGCCCCCATGGCGACGGCAGTGCCTGTCTAGTGATCCCCCACGACGCCATCGTGCGCCTGCGGCGTGCCCTGAGGAGCCTGTTGCCAAGGGAGTCCGCCAGCAAGGAAGTGGACAGCGCCTGCCTCTCGGTAATTGGCTACCCCGCCTGGGCAGTGGAGGATCCCGCCCTGGCCGAACGGACCCGCCGCAAGATCCGCGCTGAGCTGGGTGGCGCCTACGGCTACAAACGCTTCCGCCGTGACGGCCACCAAACCGTGGTGGAGGATCACGGTCGCCTCCACTACGAGCGAGAGGAACTGGCGGCCTTCGAGCACATCGAATGCGAATGGCCCCTCTTTTGGGCCTACGAGTTGATCACCGCCTGCTGCGAAGAACGCTGGGAGGAGGCCCGGCAATGGCGCCAAAAACTGACCACCGTCAGTGTCAATGTCCAGGGTGTGTCGCTCCTGCCAGAGCTCTATCTGGTGCCTGAAATCGGCTTGGCCGCGGAACGGCGCCAGCCAGGTAGCCAGCCCCGTCAAGCCAACCCGAATGTGCCCCTGCTCTGGACCCAGAGCCTTACCTGGCTGTCGGACCTGCTGCTCCAGGGCTTGATCACCCCCGCCGATCTCGACCCGAGCGGCCGGCGGCTACCCCAACCCCTCGGTGCCGACCAGGTGCTGGTGGCCCTGGTACCCGCCAACGGGGAGATTGCCGCAGTTCTGAACGAAGCGGGCCTGCCCCTGGCCACCGATCAGAGCCCGCCAGCCGATCTGCACGCCAAAACCGAGGGGCAGCAAACGCTCATAATTGGCGGCTCAAGGGAACTGGCCCAACGGATGGCCCAGGTGGGCGCCAATGGCCGCCTGGGCCTCAGCGGCCATCCGAACGTGCGCATGGAAACCTTGGCCACGGCGCGGCTCTATCGCCGTTCGGGAGCCGAAGGCGTTGAGCAACTGGCTTTCCTGCCAGCGGTGCTTGAGGAAGGCACTTTTTATTTGGCCGATGACCCCGAACAATTGGTGGATGTGGTCGCCGCCGAACTGCGCCTGCTGCAACGCCACTGGCGCGGTCCTGGGGCCCCGTTACTGCTGATTCCCGTGGCTGAAGGGGCCTTCGGCGCAAGCCCAAACGCCTTTTTGACCCTGGGCAAGCAGCTGCAACAGGGCTTGCTGGAGGGCGTAGCCGTACAACTGGCTCCGCTCGACAAACTGATTGACCAAGCCTGCTGGGTCGAGCTGCCGGAGCAAGCACACCTCAACCACGCACCGCAAACACCCGCTGCCATTCCCCTGCGGGCCAGTACCAGCCAGCCGCCGCTTTCCGCCGAAGAAGAGCAAGAACTGGAACGGGAAGACCTCAGCATCGGCGAACTGGCCGAGCGGCTTTGGCAAAGCACCTCCCTGGCCGAGCAGAGCGAAGTGCTGGAGCAACTGGTGCGGCGCCTGGGCAGCGGGGCCCAGTTACAGGGGCCCGCCAATGCCCAACCCGTGAGACTCCAGGAACTATTGGCCGAGGTCTATCGCCGCTCCCTTGCCGAGGCCAATTGGGATGTGGTGCGCCGCGTAGCCGGCGCGATGGGGCTGGTGCATCCCCAGTTGGAAGATGCCCTGACCGACCTGCTGGTGCGTCAAAAACAGGTGGTAGTTGGCCGCAACTACACCAACGATTCGCTGATCAGCGAGCCCCAGGGCAGTGCGGCAATCGCCGCCATGATTCGCCAGTTCAGCGGCGAAGACGGGCGCGAATGGATGCTGCAGCAGGAGATTTTGCTGGCCCTTGATGGCCTGGCACGCCACGAGCCGGACCTTTTCAACGGCAGTCTCACCCTGCAACTCGGCCAACTACTGCTGCTGCTCACCAGCGAACTGGCCGGCGAAGCCGATCTCACCCCCATTGATGCCTTTGAGGCCCTCTGCGCCCAGCCGCCCCATGGGATTCGGCGCCGACTAAGGGCAGTGCTGGCCGACGTGGAGCACGCCCGGGCCGCCCTGCAGCGCAAGGAACAGCTGCACGTGCGTGGGCGGGTCAAATGGCACATCCCCATCCCCCTTGAAGAGCTTCCCAAAGGGGGCTGCTGGCTACAACACCGCATCCGGCTAGGGGCCCTGGGCCGGGTTCCCCGCGACTTTTATCCCGGTATTTGGGAGCTGTTGCACCACTGCCATGGCCTGGTGATTGGCGACAAGTTGGAAAAACGCAACCGCCTCGAAAGTGGCCCGCTCCTAAGTGAAAAAACACCTGGGGAGAAAAACTTCGCCGCGCTAGTGGAACACCTGCTCAGCAAAATCGAGGCCTCGGAATATCGCCAACTCTGCACCGAAACCCTGATCACTTTGATGGCCTTTTTTGCTGAAAACCCTGGGGCCCGCTTTGAAGAGGATCTGGCCCTGGATGTGGTTATCGGCCATGCCGTGCGGGTGGGCTGGCAACTGGAGCACCCCGAAATTTCCGAAACGCTCTACAGCCAGCACAAAGCAGAGGCCTGGGATCGCTTCTACCGGGCCGCACCCAGTGATTGCCGCGGCTGGCAGCTGGAAGCGCTCAAACAGCTAACCACCAGGGCCTAA
- a CDS encoding WecB/TagA/CpsF family glycosyltransferase, producing the protein MAATATEPLQTRVLGVQVSVCPDVFEAALALQQRGGGQIVTLNAEMTMAAIADPSLGAAIEAAQLVIPDGAGVVWALARQGYRVRRSPGIELARELLGHAAQRGWRVALIGSSPQVMTQLGAQLRQQLPALQLVFCAHGYQPAEAWAGLEHQLLAARPDLVLVALGVPRQETWIQSLPGRRGGLWMGVGGSFDVWAGTKKRAPAWMGAMQIEWLYRLLQEPSRWRRMLSLPQFAWAVWRGA; encoded by the coding sequence ATGGCAGCAACGGCAACAGAACCCTTGCAAACGCGAGTGCTGGGCGTGCAGGTCAGTGTTTGCCCGGATGTCTTTGAGGCGGCTTTGGCACTGCAGCAACGGGGTGGTGGCCAGATCGTCACCCTCAATGCCGAGATGACCATGGCGGCAATTGCCGATCCTTCCTTGGGCGCGGCCATAGAGGCGGCCCAATTGGTAATTCCAGATGGGGCCGGGGTGGTGTGGGCCCTGGCCCGTCAGGGCTATCGAGTTCGCCGGAGCCCCGGGATCGAGCTGGCCCGGGAGCTGTTGGGCCATGCCGCCCAGCGGGGCTGGCGGGTGGCCCTAATTGGCTCATCTCCCCAGGTGATGACCCAGCTCGGTGCGCAGTTGCGCCAACAGCTGCCGGCGCTGCAACTGGTTTTCTGCGCCCACGGCTACCAGCCGGCTGAGGCCTGGGCTGGGCTGGAGCACCAGTTGCTGGCGGCCCGCCCTGATTTGGTGCTGGTTGCCCTAGGCGTGCCGCGGCAGGAAACCTGGATCCAATCCTTACCCGGGCGCCGGGGCGGCCTGTGGATGGGCGTTGGCGGCAGCTTTGACGTGTGGGCAGGCACAAAAAAAAGGGCCCCCGCCTGGATGGGAGCGATGCAAATCGAATGGCTTTACCGGCTCCTCCAGGAGCCGAGCCGTTGGCGCCGAATGCTTTCACTGCCCCAATTCGCCTGGGCGGTTTGGCGGGGTGCCTAA
- a CDS encoding photosystem II reaction center protein K has product MASTSLQTLAQLPEAYQAFGPLVDILPIIPLFFLLLAFVWQASVGFR; this is encoded by the coding sequence CTGGCTTCCACTTCGCTGCAGACCTTGGCCCAGCTGCCTGAGGCCTACCAAGCTTTTGGACCCTTGGTAGACATCCTGCCAATCATTCCCCTCTTTTTCCTGCTGCTCGCCTTTGTGTGGCAAGCCTCGGTGGGTTTCCGCTGA
- the tgt gene encoding tRNA guanosine(34) transglycosylase Tgt encodes MAFSFDITARCPRSRARCGCFHTPHGVVNTPRFMPVGTLATVKGVTTSQLAATGAEMVLANTYHLHLQPGEQIVADAGGLHRFMGWSGPLLTDSGGFQVFSLGDLNQINDQGVVFRSPRDGARIELTPERSMQIQMALGADVAMAFDQCPPYPASEADVATASRRTHNWLERCITTHNKSDQALFGIVQGGCFPHLRQESARVIASMGLPGIAVGGVSVGEPTEEMHRIVRQVGPLLPEEKPHYLMGVGTLREMAIAVAQGFDLFDCVIPTRLGRHGAALVGGESWNLKNSCFRHDHTPMDASCPCPACSCHTRAYLHHLTKSNEMLGKILLSLHNLHQLVRFSTAMAQAIREGCFAEDFAPWEAGSPAAHTW; translated from the coding sequence ATCGCCTTTTCATTCGACATCACCGCCCGTTGCCCCCGCAGCCGGGCCCGTTGTGGCTGTTTTCACACCCCCCACGGGGTGGTGAATACGCCCCGCTTCATGCCCGTGGGAACCCTCGCCACGGTCAAGGGGGTCACCACCAGCCAGCTGGCCGCGACGGGCGCAGAAATGGTGCTGGCCAACACCTATCACCTGCACCTGCAGCCCGGTGAGCAAATCGTGGCCGATGCGGGGGGACTGCATCGCTTCATGGGCTGGAGCGGCCCCCTGCTCACCGATTCAGGGGGCTTCCAGGTCTTCAGCCTGGGGGACCTGAACCAGATCAACGACCAGGGGGTGGTCTTTCGATCCCCCCGGGATGGCGCCCGCATTGAGCTGACCCCAGAGCGCTCCATGCAGATCCAGATGGCCCTGGGGGCCGATGTGGCGATGGCCTTCGACCAATGTCCGCCCTATCCGGCCAGTGAAGCCGATGTGGCCACAGCCAGCCGCAGGACCCACAACTGGCTCGAGCGCTGCATCACCACCCACAACAAAAGCGATCAGGCCCTTTTTGGCATCGTCCAGGGGGGCTGCTTCCCCCATCTGCGCCAGGAATCGGCAAGGGTGATTGCCTCGATGGGCCTACCGGGCATTGCGGTGGGCGGCGTGAGTGTGGGGGAGCCCACCGAGGAGATGCATCGAATCGTGCGCCAGGTCGGGCCGCTTTTGCCGGAAGAGAAACCCCACTACCTAATGGGTGTGGGCACCCTTCGAGAGATGGCCATTGCCGTGGCCCAGGGCTTTGATCTATTCGATTGCGTGATTCCCACCCGGTTGGGCCGCCATGGGGCCGCCCTGGTCGGCGGAGAGAGCTGGAACCTCAAAAATTCCTGCTTTCGCCACGACCACACCCCGATGGACGCCAGCTGCCCATGCCCGGCCTGTAGCTGCCACACCCGGGCCTATTTGCACCACCTGACCAAGAGCAACGAAATGCTGGGCAAAATTCTGCTGAGCCTGCACAACCTCCACCAATTGGTGCGCTTCAGCACTGCCATGGCCCAGGCAATCCGCGAAGGATGTTTTGCGGAGGATTTCGCTCCATGGGAAGCGGGCTCCCCAGCCGCCCACACGTGGTAG
- the cobS gene encoding adenosylcobinamide-GDP ribazoletransferase, with translation MPLKTRLKGGIRDGAGAWVFYSVLPAWPGVEPRFERIARFAPLVGLVLGLVQASFWWLTAAWLPLAAQVPLVIALGVLLTGGLHLDGAMDTADGLAAGPRRALEAMQDSRVGASGVQAMVLLLLLKVAAFACLAQAAPVALLWAALWGRVSPLFAMAAFAYLRPEGGSAAFHRSHWLGLPRELGPALVAAGLLLAGLLVAGVAAPLLWMGLLAGVPALLVPLWLGRRLGGHSGDSYGACVEWSEALALLLCGLLIRLLLGLAG, from the coding sequence ATGCCCTTGAAAACGCGCTTGAAGGGCGGGATCCGCGATGGGGCAGGGGCTTGGGTTTTCTATTCCGTATTACCTGCCTGGCCTGGGGTTGAGCCGCGTTTTGAACGGATTGCCCGTTTTGCCCCCCTTGTCGGACTGGTTTTGGGCCTGGTTCAGGCCTCTTTTTGGTGGCTCACTGCCGCCTGGCTGCCGCTGGCGGCCCAGGTGCCCTTGGTGATTGCCCTGGGGGTGCTACTCACGGGGGGGCTGCACCTGGACGGCGCCATGGATACGGCCGATGGCCTGGCCGCTGGCCCCCGGCGGGCCCTGGAGGCGATGCAAGACAGCCGGGTGGGGGCCTCTGGCGTGCAGGCAATGGTCTTGTTGCTGCTGCTGAAGGTTGCCGCTTTCGCCTGCCTGGCCCAGGCAGCACCGGTGGCCCTGCTTTGGGCTGCCCTGTGGGGCCGGGTGTCTCCCCTATTTGCCATGGCGGCCTTTGCTTACCTGCGGCCCGAGGGCGGCAGCGCCGCCTTCCATCGCAGCCATTGGCTTGGCTTGCCCAGGGAGTTGGGACCGGCCCTGGTGGCGGCTGGTTTGCTGCTGGCGGGCCTGCTGGTAGCAGGGGTGGCAGCACCCCTGCTCTGGATGGGACTGCTTGCTGGCGTGCCGGCTCTGCTGGTGCCGCTTTGGTTGGGCCGCCGCCTGGGCGGCCACAGCGGCGACAGCTATGGCGCCTGCGTGGAATGGAGCGAAGCCCTGGCCCTGCTGCTTTGTGGCCTGTTGATCAGGCTGTTGTTGGGGCTGGCAGGCTGA
- a CDS encoding sensor histidine kinase KdpD, which produces MQVSTRFLSLLHFQLAQFADRSDVSSLVVYVTQPGDGGPPSLVPIGQWPRDGRALPTVAADSPLRMPAEGRRWLPLRQEQILLGAIQVETNTLPWPDGLSQRLQAVALCLTEALCLDLDQKRLAESLHQQQEQLALLVHQLRNPLAALRTFGQLLLRRLEQDSLNRPLVEGLLAEERQLNRYVEAIDELQGMEALPAAGNLAHPLLLPPTLSGAEGQPLADLLIPLLQRASATAALQQRAWHPPEHLPDWCGDSGSAAEVLANLLENAFRYSQSQAPIGLYCQKTEAGSWLISVWDGGEPIANSEREAIFGRGFRGQAGQKLPGTGVGLALARDLARSLGGDLVLLPSPAALDPALPARGNAFQLSLPAPTTA; this is translated from the coding sequence ATGCAAGTCTCCACGCGCTTTTTGAGCCTGCTCCACTTCCAGTTGGCCCAGTTCGCTGACCGCAGCGATGTCAGCTCCCTAGTGGTTTACGTGACCCAGCCAGGCGATGGCGGGCCTCCCTCTCTGGTACCTATCGGCCAATGGCCCCGCGATGGCAGAGCCCTGCCCACGGTTGCTGCAGATAGCCCCCTACGGATGCCAGCCGAGGGAAGGCGCTGGTTACCCCTGCGCCAGGAGCAGATTTTGCTTGGCGCCATCCAAGTGGAAACCAACACCCTCCCCTGGCCCGACGGACTCAGCCAAAGGCTGCAGGCGGTGGCCCTCTGTCTTACCGAAGCGCTTTGCCTGGATCTCGACCAGAAGCGCCTAGCCGAGAGCCTGCATCAGCAGCAGGAGCAACTGGCCCTGTTGGTACACCAGCTGCGCAACCCCCTCGCCGCCCTGCGCACCTTTGGCCAACTGCTGCTGCGTCGACTCGAGCAGGACAGCCTGAATAGACCACTGGTGGAGGGGCTTCTGGCCGAAGAGCGCCAACTCAATCGCTATGTCGAAGCGATCGACGAACTGCAAGGGATGGAGGCCCTGCCAGCCGCGGGCAACCTGGCCCACCCCCTGCTGCTGCCCCCCACCCTCAGTGGCGCCGAAGGGCAACCCCTCGCTGATCTACTAATCCCCCTTTTGCAAAGGGCCTCGGCCACCGCAGCCCTGCAACAGAGGGCCTGGCATCCACCCGAGCACCTACCCGACTGGTGTGGGGACAGTGGCAGTGCGGCAGAGGTGCTCGCCAACCTGCTGGAAAATGCCTTCCGCTACAGCCAAAGCCAAGCCCCCATAGGTCTCTATTGCCAAAAAACCGAGGCCGGTAGCTGGCTGATCAGCGTTTGGGATGGCGGTGAGCCAATTGCCAATAGCGAAAGGGAGGCCATCTTTGGGCGGGGCTTTCGGGGCCAGGCTGGCCAAAAGCTGCCGGGCACCGGGGTCGGCCTGGCCCTAGCCAGGGATCTGGCCAGGAGCCTGGGGGGCGATTTAGTGCTGCTGCCATCGCCGGCCGCCCTGGATCCCGCCCTACCGGCCAGGGGCAACGCCTTTCAGCTCAGCCTGCCAGCCCCAACAACAGCCTGA
- a CDS encoding DUF3155 domain-containing protein, protein MSKKRKRISRRRLAGQRVLAHVATFHLETGSHKPVTAARRFIAEEVLVPPAILNVRRNEHTTDRFFWGEKGLFSAQYAEENHFLFPSLREIVDRIGEEVLFEGIEALAADDWEEMEEYEYAFV, encoded by the coding sequence ATGTCTAAGAAGCGCAAGCGCATCAGCCGCCGTCGGTTGGCTGGCCAAAGGGTTTTGGCCCATGTAGCCACCTTTCATTTAGAAACGGGCTCCCACAAACCGGTGACAGCGGCCCGTCGCTTCATCGCCGAGGAGGTGTTGGTACCGCCAGCAATCCTCAATGTGCGTCGCAATGAGCACACCACCGATCGATTCTTCTGGGGTGAAAAGGGCCTTTTCAGCGCCCAATACGCTGAGGAAAATCATTTCCTTTTCCCTTCCCTTCGGGAAATTGTTGATCGGATTGGAGAAGAGGTTCTCTTCGAAGGTATTGAGGCCCTGGCTGCCGATGATTGGGAAGAAATGGAGGAGTACGAGTACGCCTTCGTT